DNA sequence from the Salvia splendens isolate huo1 chromosome 19, SspV2, whole genome shotgun sequence genome:
aaatggaaatggaaattaGAACTCCCTAAGGTGGAATTGATGTTGGGGagagtcttcttcttcttcaatctcATGAAGATGGAAGCCTCCTTGCCTTCATTCCTGTTGAATCTCTCGATTTCTCTTTTGATTTTGCACTGTGGGAGGTTAGGGTTCGAAAATGAGTGAGAACCCCCTTTTATACTCGGAGTGAAAAATGGGCAAAAATGGGTATATGCTTCAAATCGACCGCGCAATTTGCAAGAGGGAAAACTCCCGATCAGGCGTTTCGGTTGAATCACGACATCAGCttcaaacgcccgaccgggcattttgtCGGATGTGAAAAACCCggccgggcgaactctctggaatccTCGTccaaaacgcccgatcgggTGTTTTGTATATGAAAAACGCCtgaccgggcgaactctctggaatcaCCCGTTCGCTCCGTTTTGCTTGTTTTAGATATGTTTTTGCATCAAAACTCCGACAAACTCGTTAACTCTAAAAATAGCAAATAAGTGGAAGAAACCTAGATTTTATAACTCAATATATTCAACTTGTGTTAATCACCCACCTAAATATCCTAAACTATGAGTCCGTCAACCTCCCAACAGAGGTTTATGACCTCTTTGTTCCCTGGTGCGCTCTATATTCATTTATGTTGAATTGCCATTTCAATTGAATCagtattcatttcatttcttattaaaGCAAGTTACTATAACAATGTTTAGCATAATTTTTTTGGccttattataatatttattttgtctTGTTTTTTTCATGTCATTCCAGCCCTCTTCACTAGAATTATCATCTGGGCACCAAGGATAATCATTTGTCCTTtgattttctgtttttttatcTACAAATTCCGGAGAAGGCGACTGTCATTATTTAAGGGAGTAGAGTCATTCCTAAAAGGTGACAATAAATTCGTACCAATAAGGTATTCCTACTTGGACTTAAAGAAGATGACTAAGAATTTTGAAGGTAAACTAGGACAAGGAGGCTTTGGTTCTGTTTACAAGGGAAAGCTTCGAAGTGGCCATCTTGTTGCAGTCAAATTGCTCGAAAAATCTGCCGCAAACTAGCAAGACTTCATCAATGAAATAGCAACTATTGGAAGGATCCATCATGTAAACATTGTACAACTTGTTGGATATTGTGCTGAAAGATCCAAGCGTGCCCTCATTTTTGATTTCATGCCAAATGGGTCGCTCGATAAGTACATCTCAAATCGAGAAAAAGCCTCTTCATTGGATTGAGATATGAAATTTAAGATTGCAGTTGAAGTGGCTCGAGGGATTGAGTACCTGCATCATGGTTGTGACATCCAAATCTTGCATTTTGACATCAAACCTCACAATATACTTCTTGATGAGAAGTTCGTGCCAAAAATACCAGATTTTGGGCTGGCAAAATTATGCCCCGCAAACAAGGAGGCAGTGACATTGACGGCTACCAGAGGAACCATAGGTTATGTTGCTCCTGAACTTATCAATAGAAGTTTTGGCACAGTGCCTTACAAGGCTGATGTGTATAGTTTCGGGATGTTGTTGATGGAAATGGTAAACTTAAACAAAAACTTGACATGGAACAGTGATGAATCTAGTAAGTATTTTCGAAACTGGATTCATGACCACTTGACTCAATGTAGTGACATTGACAATGGAAATGTTGATGAAAATGACGATAGAAACATTGGTCGTAAGATGTCTATTGTTGCATTATGGTGCATACAACTGAATCCGGACAATCGTCCATCAATGAATAAGGTGTTAGAGATGCTAGAAGGTGACATCGAACATCTGCAAACTCCTAATTATCCAACGTATATGACAGGAAATGGGGAAGAAAGTTGGACTACAGATTCAAATGCTTCCTTATCATTATTGCATGATGACAATAGTAGCAACATTATTGAGATTATTAGTAACGCTTGATATATTTGTATGACTATGTCATCTATTTTTACTTGAAATAAGTTCAACTGATTGTGCATTGTGATTTATTCATAATCAGATGTAACATGAAGTGAATTACCATATCATTAGCTAGTTATTTATTTACATGGTCTTGTGAATTATAATTGAAGGTTTTTTATTTATCCCATATATAACTAGTTGACTACCAAGTCACAAGGTGAGAATTGTTGTGAATTGTTTCCTAACAGAGTTGGAATATGATATGATTTCTTAATCACTGGTATTTAAACTCTGAATATACGTTTTTTTCGAGGGGGCACTGCTTTTTCAAATTatgatttcattatttttaatttaatgtatCAGGCCCATATCACAAATCTTACACaggaaaagaaaattaatatttgGCCCAAATTATCTGCATGTTTCGAACCCAAGCACAcaaccaaaattttaaaaatacgtaaaaaaatttaatcgaACACATGTGACCATCATTCATCAAGTCATTTAAACTtaacttttaatttataaagCAATTAGATCTTGGTGCACGTGTATTGTTCAACCACAGTTAGACTTTGATCTGATCTGATCTCattaaaatgaaacgttttctaaaCATCAtctcaacttttttttatccctcttactttattctctcatcattaactcacaaaataacactacataaaatcccgtgccaaaaaaaatgtttcatttctagtTGGACGGaggggagtatattttttatattagtagataggctttatttacttttgcaaTATCATTTTCGACATTTATGTCtttttaatcatttattttCCTTATAAGCGATCACTGCCATTGCTTTTGAGCATTTATATTTTAGTCATATATCTAAGCAATGCGTttattatagtactagtaaataATTTGGTTTGGTCGTCAGttaaatttattcaaaaatatCTGCCAATTTTGGATAGAAGTttttgatttatatttttaagcGACAAAGAAAATGAATGCTACAGAAATTTCAACGCGGAGTTATAAATTGTGATGGATGAGTTTGTAAGTTTGTCTCCAATCAACTATCGTCATTGACTAATTGACttcattaaaattgaaaaagattatttttaattttaagcgACAAAGAAAATGAATGCTAACGCGGAGTTATAAATTGCGAtggatgagtttgtaaatattTTTTCATAGTTTAGACACATCAAATTTGCAATATACTATGTTTTGTGTCCgactaataatattttgataagcataatagtataatatataatttaaatgcacgtaaaatataaaaactttAATGACGTCCATGTTTTgtaagtgaaatgagttagtggaatgtgagacctatttaccatttatggtaaaaatgaagtgtgactctaACGATAGCTTATGGAGTACGTAACAGAGTTATATTggtgaaacaaaagagattAAAATGTTGAATTATTATCCATCGACCTCAGCTAAGCTAAACATGCGGAGCAAGATATTGTGACATAGAATGTGCCACCTTGTAGGTATATTTGTTTTAGTAATAGTTGTGACACCTTcctttaaaataaatactaaataaaattcaatgaaaaaaatgaaatactaatATTCAATTACTAATGGTCCTTTTAAATCTTGTTAAGATTTAGCTCAGCTGGAGTAGAAAGAAATTAGGGGAGAGTTTATCTTGCATTGTAAACTGAATTGCAGACATattatttatatgtataaatatataaaattcagTTTACAATGCAAGATAAACTCTCCCCTAATTTCTTTCTACTCCAGCTGAGCTAAACAAGATTTAAAAGAAAGTTGTAGCCCAACTTTCTTGTTCATTCCTATGGCAGGAATGAACAAGAAAGTTGGGCTACAGATTCAAAGCAAATGCTTCCATATTATTATTGCATGATAACAATGGAAGTAGCATTATTGAGATTATTAGTAATGCTTGAATTTTTGTTGTCATCTACTTTTTCTAGAAATAACTTCCACTGGTTGtgtatttgtgattttttttttcataaccaGATGTAACGTGGACTGAATTACCACTGTTAGTTAGAGTAGTTATTTATTTTCATGGTGTAGTGATATTTATAAGTATAAGTAGTAATATTATTCGACACAATGTCaagtaaatatataataattcaTTGTTAATTTGCATcctttaattttgaaatatgtcATGAAAGATTGATATGGGATTCAAACTCCTTTAATTGCAAGTATATGGTTTTCAATTGAGGAAGTCTAGTTGAAAATTAATGTATTcattaattaactaactatTATATCCAATAATTAACGTTAATTGCATAAATATTGAGATATGGCTATCAAGTAAAATTGTGTAACACTAcatgtttatatttaattaaattatattatattatctcCTCCTACTATTAGGAGTTCCGTTTTACCATTTCGGTCTGTCTGTGAATAAGAATCTCAGTTTAATTTATACTAAAAAATGGAATAGACCCTTATTGCACTAACTCATTTCTTTCccatttcattttaaattaatattcattctatttctaaaaagtatgaactatttattttttagtccGTTTTTTGAAAACAtataaattttctaattttggaaatccaactatactattaataattaataatatggacttcactctccactaacactacttttattactctcttcatctctcatactttatccattgttcaataaaatttatgttcaacaaaaaatttataatatttttaaggACAAAGAACATATataaataagactcttattctACTAACTTTCACAATATAGCAGTATTCCTCAATTATGCCTTATGGATTGGAGATTTTGAATGATGGATGGGATTTATATTTCAGTGACAAAAGAAAATTGTTGCGACAAGAAATTTCTGCGTGGAGTTAAAATTGTGATGGATGTGTTTGTGGACTTCACTTCAATCAACTATCGCCATTGACTCATTGACTTCAATATAAatacttaaaaaataataatcgtGGACAAAGACTTTTCAAGATGAATAATAATCGTGGACATAGACTTTAAAGTCTCCGAAACAGAGGATCGATCTATTTTGTGCATGCTTCTATTTCGAAATATTTGGCAATCTCAACTCTCCAAGCTGCCTGCAATGTCCACAACTCTCATCCTCTTATTCATCCTTACAACATTAGCTCATTTCTCCCATGCTAAACCTCTCTGCCCTCCTTCTTCGTGTGGCGTTATTCGTAACATCAGCTACCCTTTCCGCCTGGAGGGCGACTCCAGCCACTGCGGCTATCGCATATTAACCTGTCGCCACAATCTCACCTCCATCTCTCTCAACTCTCGAAACTACTATGTCAAAGCCATCGACTACCAAAACTCCACCATCAGATTGGTTGATGCTTCCCTCAACTATGACAACATATGCTCTTTCCCCAT
Encoded proteins:
- the LOC121779216 gene encoding rust resistance kinase Lr10-like; this encodes MKFKIAVEVARGIEYLHHGCDIQILHFDIKPHNILLDEKFVPKIPDFGLAKLCPANKEAVTLTATRGTIGYVAPELINRSFGTVPYKADVYSFGMLLMEMVNLNKNLTWNSDESSKYFRNWIHDHLTQCSDIDNGNVDENDDRNIGRKMSIVALWCIQLNPDNRPSMNKVLEMLEGDIEHLQTPNYPTYMTGNGEESWTTDSNASLSLLHDDNSSNIIEIISNA